One Brevibacterium spongiae DNA segment encodes these proteins:
- a CDS encoding helix-turn-helix transcriptional regulator — translation MSASTAQASVSSVTDVNGAHLTPRQLAEREGVPLQTVYVWNMNGTGPRIMRIGRHVRYRLADVIEWEESQLDPKPAA, via the coding sequence GTGAGTGCATCAACTGCTCAGGCATCCGTCTCGTCAGTCACGGACGTAAACGGTGCGCACCTGACGCCGCGCCAGCTCGCCGAGCGCGAGGGTGTGCCGTTGCAGACCGTCTACGTCTGGAACATGAACGGCACAGGCCCGCGCATCATGCGCATCGGCCGCCACGTCCGCTACCGCCTCGCTGACGTCATCGAGTGGGAAGAGTCCCAGCTCGACCCGAAGCCGGCAGCGTGA